The genomic interval TGAGTAAAGTTAAAGATATATCTTTGGCACCTGAGGGTATCAGGAAAATTGAATGGGTTCAAAAACATATGCCTGTTTTAGAACACATTAAACAAGAGTATTTGGAGACCCAACCTTTTAAAGGCATTACTATTGGTTCATGTTTACATTTGGAGCCTAAAACTATTAATTTAGGTTTGACTTTAATGGCAGGTGGGGCTGAAGTAGCAATGACTGGTTGTAACCCATTATCCACTCATGATGATGCAGTTGCCGGTGCTGCTGATTTGGGTTTAAATGTTTATGGTTGGAGGGAACAAGATGATGAAGAATATTATCAAACTATTAATATGGTACTTGATCATAAACCCGATATAATTATTGACGATGGTGCAGACATGATTATGGTGCTTCACAATGAAAGGACTGAATTATTAAGTCGTATTAAAGGAGCTTGTGAAGAGACTACTACTGGTGTGCACAGATTACAAGCAATGCATGCTGATGGGGCATTAAAATTTCCAGTTATTGCTGTAAATGATGCTTATACTAAATATTTATTTGATAACAGATATGGAACTGGTCAATCAAGTTTTGATGCGATAATGGGAACAACCAACATGGTAATCGCAGGAAAAACAGTAACAATCTGTGGTTATGGATGGTGTGGAAGAGGACTTGCACTTAGAGCTGATGGTCTTGGTGCAGATGTTATTGTAACTGAAGTAGACCCAATCAGAGCACTTGAAGCAAGAATGGATGGGTACAGAGTAATGACCATAAGGGAAGCAGTAAAGCAATCAGACTTAATCATCACAGTAACAGGTAATTCAGATATTATAAGTGGGGATGATTTCAAATACATGAAGGACGGGTGCATGCTTGCAAATTCAGGACATTTTAATGTTGAAATCAACAGACCAGATTTAGAAGCTATTTCAACTGAGGTAAAAGAAGTACGTGAAAGTATTGAAGAGTTTACCACTAAAGATGGACGTAAGATTTATCTTTTAGCTGATGGTCGTCTTGTAAATTTATCAGCTGCACGTGGACAAGGACATCCTGCTGAAATTATGGATATGAGTTTTGCTGTACAAGCATTATCTGCAAAACATATTCTTGAAAATGATTTATCTGTAGGTGTGACTAAGGCACCAGATGAAATCGACTACAGTGTAGCAACAATGAAATTAAAAGCTATGGGTATTAAAATTGACTCATTAACTGATAAACAAAAAGATTATATGTCTAATTGGCAAGAAGGAACATAAATTCCTTCAATTTTTATTTTCATGTCTTTTTTTAAATATATTGATAATGGTGAAGGTCCAACAAAACTATTTATTGGTGGACTTCATGGAAATGAAGGTACCACATCTTTAAAGTTCATTAAAAGAATTAAAGATGAAAATCTATCCTCTGGACAATTCTATTTTTATAATTTTGATAAAACTCCATATATTTCGACTGTTGATAAAGAGTATTATAAATCTGAGTTGGGTCAAAAAGTTTTAGGTTTAATTGAATATCTATGTCCTGATTTTTACACAGAGCTTCATTGCTATAATCTTAAAAATTATGATAAATTAACTTCAATGGAGAGATATAAAAAAACAGGTATTCCTCCACTTATTAAGCTGGGAAATCATGTTCTAGTTTCGTCAGTATCTCCATTAATTAGGATGACTTATTTTTCCACTGAAACCGTATGCAAAACATTGGAATTTCCGTGTTTTGAAAAATTAAACTCGGAGATTATTGAAAAATATAATTTTAACAAGAGTCTGGCAATTGAAACCTATGAAGAGTTACTCAATTTAATTTTAAGTTCACCTTCTAGAGATCATTTTGAAAGAGAAATGTTGAAAAAACATGAAAATCAGGTTCATATAGCTATGAGGTATGCAGAAAAGGTATTTGGCAAAGATTTCCCACCATATTAATTGAGGAATAAAATGAATTTTTTAAATAATTGTATTATTGTTTTCCATGTTACTCATAGGTTCGTTAAAGATGTTCAAATTAAAGGGATATTGGACATGGATTATTATGGTGAAATAGAAAATCCATTACAATATTTTGATGAGGATAAAAACTTAATTTGGCATATTCCACCAAATCCTTATAGGGGAGGCACAAAGGAATATGTTGCTTATAAAAAATTAATTGAAGAATTTAAACCGGACGATGGATTTATTGAACTTTTGGCTGTTTGCGGGGAATATCCGGAATATTATCATTATGATTGGTATGATATAGAGATGGAAGCTTTAACTTGGGAATCAATCTAAAACCAAGCATCAAGACTTCCTTGCGATGAATTTAAGTTTTTAAGTTTATCTGATGCTTTTAAAACACGATCTTCGGAAAATCCATGTTCATAGCATAAAAATTCAATAATCTTATCTTTTTGAGGTTTTTCCCATTTGATTTTATAATCAGTATTTACATTATGGTTTAAGAAGATTTCACGAACTTCATCTAAATCATGAGCTGATTCTTTTTGAAGTTCTGCTATTTTTTCTTTTAATTGACCTTTATGAGCTAATTTAAGTGCTGTTTTAGCACCTACGCCTTTTAAACCATCACAAAAATCAGTTCCAATTAATATTCCCATGTCAATTAATTCTTCTCTTGTTATATCTAATTCTCTTAGAACTTTATCCAATTGATAGAACTCTAGGTTCCCAAGATTTGAATTGACAGCAAGATTTCTAACAACTCTTTTAGCTCCAAACAATAGACAATCATAGTCTTGTGATGCAACTGCATAAGCATCTCCATTTTGAACTAAATATGCTGCTTGAGCTTCACCTTCGCCTTTTGCATCAACATAAGGAATTCCCATTAATGTTAATAACTTTTTAGAAGATGAAATAATCTCAGGTGATAATTTCGATGATCTCATTGCAAATTTACGCGCTTTTTCAGCATCTCCTCTTGATAATGCATCTTTGTAGATTTTTTCAGCTTCTTCCCTAACTTCTCTTCTTTTGGCTTGAGTCTCACTTTTTAGTTCGGGTGCTTTTCCATCAAAGATATAAATTGGTTTTATATCTTTTTCGACCATTGATGAGTTTCTATATAATATTCCGCTTAAATGGGATGTGATGTTTCCATTTTCATCAGTTAAGGGTCTGCCATCTCTTTGTCTGATTGTAGATAAGAATTGGAAAAGTGTATTGAATGCATCAATTGATACAGTTCTTCCTTCTAAATCTTTAAAACTAATTGATTCTGGTTCAATTATATCTTTTAGTTTAACACCCATTTTCTACACCTAATTATATTTCTGTAAAATAGCTGATTGGGAACACTTCTTTAATCCACATTAATATCTTGTCATGGTTGATAATGACGTAGTCTCTTGCAAGCATGTCTTCGTCAGTGCCAAATAATTCCTTTAAAGTTTCATTAGGTTTTTCAATGTATATGTTATTGATTTCTCTTCTTGATTCGATATTGTAGTTTTTTAAGATTCTACCAATTGGTATATCTGCTCTGATTAAATCAGCACAAACTTCTTTAGTGCATCTAGATAACGGAATGTGTGATATTGCATATATTAAAGGCTTCCCGTTTCTATGCATTATAACTTCACGGTAATTAATTTCATCCCCTTTATTAACATTGACTAATTTAGCATGATATTCGTCCGCATCCTCGAAATGCTGATCAAGGGTAGACAATGTTATTTTCCCATATAAAACATCTAATATTGCTGTAATTGATCCGTCAGTTGTTAATAAAATCTTTTGAGTATTTGAGAAATTTTTACCATATTCTTGTTCTACTTGAGTTATCTTATCAATAAGACCTCTATTTGCTTCATTTTTCGGCTCAGACATTTAAATCACTATAAATCTTTTGGATTAGTAATAACACCTTTAATTGCTGATGCTGCCACTACTTTTGAATTAGATAAATATACTGAAGACTTCGGATCACCCATTCTACCTTTAAAATTTCTATTGGTTGTTGAAATACATGATTCACCTTCGGATAATACTCCCATGTGTCCTCCAAGACATGGTCCACATCCTGGATTGCAAATAATAGCTCCTGCATCTATAAATGTATCGATATAGCCTAAATGCATTGCTTGCTTGTAGATTTCTCTTGAAGCTGGAAGAATAATTAATCTGATGTCATCGTTAATTTTCTTACCTTCCAATATTTCTGCTGCATCTTTTAAATCAGAAAGTCTACCGTTGGTACATGAACCGATTAAGCATTGATTTATTACAGTTCCTTCAATTTTAGAAATTCCCTTAACATTGTCCACATCATTTGGACATGCAATTTGCGGTTCCATGCCTTCAATGTCAAAATGCATTTCTTTTGAATAAACTGCATCTTCATCTGACTTTATAATATTTAATTCAGATTCATTTTTGCCAGTTCTTTGGCAGATATAGTTAATAACCTCACGATTTGGTTCCATTATACCATTTTTAGCACCCATTTCAATAGCCATATTACACATGGTTGCTCTTCCTTCAACTCCCATTTTTTCTATAGTTTCACCGCAGAATTCAGCAGTCCTGTATGTTGCTCCTGCAATTCCGGTTTCTCCGATAATGTTTAAAATTATATCTTTTGGTGCAATATATGGGTTTAATTCACCTTCAACTTTCATTCTAATTGCTTCAGGAACCATAAACCATGTTTTACCAGTTGCCCAAACCATTGCAAGGTCAGTTGCACCCATACCTGTTGAAAATGCTCCAAATGCACCATAAGTACATGTGTGTGAGTCAGCACCAACAATAACCATCCCAGGCTCAACTAATCCCATTTCAGGAACAACTTGATGACATATTCCTTCACCATGAATAAAGTTTTTAGTAATATTTTGTGTTTTAATAAAGTCACGACAGACTTTTTGAAATTCTGCAGAACCTATTGTGTTTGCAGGAATGTTGTGATCGAATATAATGGCTATTTTTTCAGGATCCCATACATTTTTCGCTACTTTTTCAAATGTTTTAATAGCTGGTGGTGAGGTTCCGTCATGCGACATTGCAAGATCAACGGGAATTTCAATGATTTCGCCAGATGTTACTTCATGGCCTGCTTTTGCAGATAATATTTTTTCAGTAATATTCATCCTAATCTATTCCTTTTTGCTGATTTTTTTAACTATTTCTTTGAATACTTTATCATTGATATATTTTCCTTCTTCTCTGGATTTTTTAACTTCTCTGACGATTTGAATAAGTTCATCATCACTCACATCAAGTTCACATTCAGTTAACTTAGCTTTC from Methanobrevibacter gottschalkii DSM 11977 carries:
- the fen gene encoding flap endonuclease-1, producing MGVKLKDIIEPESISFKDLEGRTVSIDAFNTLFQFLSTIRQRDGRPLTDENGNITSHLSGILYRNSSMVEKDIKPIYIFDGKAPELKSETQAKRREVREEAEKIYKDALSRGDAEKARKFAMRSSKLSPEIISSSKKLLTLMGIPYVDAKGEGEAQAAYLVQNGDAYAVASQDYDCLLFGAKRVVRNLAVNSNLGNLEFYQLDKVLRELDITREELIDMGILIGTDFCDGLKGVGAKTALKLAHKGQLKEKIAELQKESAHDLDEVREIFLNHNVNTDYKIKWEKPQKDKIIEFLCYEHGFSEDRVLKASDKLKNLNSSQGSLDAWF
- a CDS encoding adenosylhomocysteinase; its protein translation is MSKVKDISLAPEGIRKIEWVQKHMPVLEHIKQEYLETQPFKGITIGSCLHLEPKTINLGLTLMAGGAEVAMTGCNPLSTHDDAVAGAADLGLNVYGWREQDDEEYYQTINMVLDHKPDIIIDDGADMIMVLHNERTELLSRIKGACEETTTGVHRLQAMHADGALKFPVIAVNDAYTKYLFDNRYGTGQSSFDAIMGTTNMVIAGKTVTICGYGWCGRGLALRADGLGADVIVTEVDPIRALEARMDGYRVMTIREAVKQSDLIITVTGNSDIISGDDFKYMKDGCMLANSGHFNVEINRPDLEAISTEVKEVRESIEEFTTKDGRKIYLLADGRLVNLSAARGQGHPAEIMDMSFAVQALSAKHILENDLSVGVTKAPDEIDYSVATMKLKAMGIKIDSLTDKQKDYMSNWQEGT
- the hacA gene encoding homoaconitase large subunit gives rise to the protein MNITEKILSAKAGHEVTSGEIIEIPVDLAMSHDGTSPPAIKTFEKVAKNVWDPEKIAIIFDHNIPANTIGSAEFQKVCRDFIKTQNITKNFIHGEGICHQVVPEMGLVEPGMVIVGADSHTCTYGAFGAFSTGMGATDLAMVWATGKTWFMVPEAIRMKVEGELNPYIAPKDIILNIIGETGIAGATYRTAEFCGETIEKMGVEGRATMCNMAIEMGAKNGIMEPNREVINYICQRTGKNESELNIIKSDEDAVYSKEMHFDIEGMEPQIACPNDVDNVKGISKIEGTVINQCLIGSCTNGRLSDLKDAAEILEGKKINDDIRLIILPASREIYKQAMHLGYIDTFIDAGAIICNPGCGPCLGGHMGVLSEGESCISTTNRNFKGRMGDPKSSVYLSNSKVVAASAIKGVITNPKDL
- a CDS encoding DUF2119 domain-containing protein; translated protein: MSFFKYIDNGEGPTKLFIGGLHGNEGTTSLKFIKRIKDENLSSGQFYFYNFDKTPYISTVDKEYYKSELGQKVLGLIEYLCPDFYTELHCYNLKNYDKLTSMERYKKTGIPPLIKLGNHVLVSSVSPLIRMTYFSTETVCKTLEFPCFEKLNSEIIEKYNFNKSLAIETYEELLNLILSSPSRDHFEREMLKKHENQVHIAMRYAEKVFGKDFPPY
- a CDS encoding chorismate--pyruvate lyase family protein → MSEPKNEANRGLIDKITQVEQEYGKNFSNTQKILLTTDGSITAILDVLYGKITLSTLDQHFEDADEYHAKLVNVNKGDEINYREVIMHRNGKPLIYAISHIPLSRCTKEVCADLIRADIPIGRILKNYNIESRREINNIYIEKPNETLKELFGTDEDMLARDYVIINHDKILMWIKEVFPISYFTEI